The Brachionichthys hirsutus isolate HB-005 chromosome 11, CSIRO-AGI_Bhir_v1, whole genome shotgun sequence genome includes a window with the following:
- the LOC137901778 gene encoding gastrula zinc finger protein XlCGF57.1-like, which produces MCDVRTLRAFVQQRLTAAAEDIIEQFERTLAKYEEQLRGGQKLLDAVLGPRVHLQRADVGLLLATTEEVDPERHDFRPNRDQDGPPELPHIKEEQEEVQTNQEKAQLHWPKEEDDVTELTFSSVPVKSEDDDGGKPDSSQIHDEEMKTEADGEEYVRPEPDEDKMSPSSESEDGDTCDLEETSEHQSDLEQLRNNKEPECNTENTPGSSSECVSSSGDKKHLQEHGGGQTAVKPFSCSVCTTSFPFKSVLLRHMRIHTGETPFSCSVCAKGFRESRNLSQHMRIHTGEKPFSCSVCAKGFRYASNLRQHVIIHTEEKPFSCSVCAKGFRASKNLSQHMRIHTGEKPFSCSVCAKGFTQDGYLRQHMIIHTGEKPFSCSVCAKGFRESRNLSQHMRIHTGEKPFSCSVCAKGFRYASNLRQHVIIHTEEKPFSCSVCARGFTRGAHLEKHKCLSNSSSVKLKWQFERAV; this is translated from the exons ATGTGTGACGTCCGGACGCTGAGAGCTTTCGTCCAGCAGCGactaactgctgctgctgaagacatCATCGAGCAGTTTGAAAGAACGCTAGCAAAGTACGAGGAGCAGCTTCGGGGAGGACAGAAGCTGCTGGACGCTGTTCTGGGTCCTCGAGTCCACCTCCAGAGAGCAG aTGTTGGACTGCTGTTGGCCACAACAGAAGAAGTTGACCCTGAACGGCACGATTTCAGACCCAATCGGGACCAGGACGGCCCACCAGAGCTGCCACACATcaaagaggaacaggaggaagTCCAGACCAATCAGGAGAAAGCACAGCTGCATTGGCcgaaggaggaagatgatgtcacagagttAACATTCTCTTCAGTCCCTGTGAAgagtgaagatgatgatggagggaaaccTGACTCCTCACAGATTCatgatgaagagatgaaaacagaggctgatgGAGAAGAATATGTACGTCCAGAACCAGATGAAGACAAGATGTCCCCGTCCTCTGAATCAGAGGACGGGGACACTTGTGACCTGGAGGAGACCAGTGAACATCAGTCAGACTTGGAGCAGttgagaaacaacaaagaacCTGAATGTAATACTGAAAATACACCAGGTAGCTCCTCTGAATGTGTTTCCAGCTCTGGTGACAAGAAACATCTGCAGGAACACGGTGGAGGCCAAACAGCAGTGAAACCATTTAGTTGTTCAGTTTGTACAACAAGTTTTCCATTTAAATCAGTGCTTCTCAGGCACATGAGAATCC ACACAGGGGAGACACCCTTTAGTTGTTCAGTCTGTGCTAAAGGATTTAGAGAGAGTAGAAATCTAAGCcagcacatgagaatccacacaggggaGAAACCATTTAGTTGTTCAGTCTGTGCTAAAGGATTTAGATATGCCAGTAATCTAAGGCAGCACGTGATAatccacacagaagagaagccctTTAGTTGTTCAGTCTGTGCTAAAGGATTTAGAGCGAGTAAAAATCTGAGCcagcacatgagaatccacacaggggaGAAACCATTTAGTTGTTCAGTCTGTGCTAAAGGATTTACGCAGGATGGATATCTCAG GCAGCACATGATAATCCACACAGGGGAGAAACCCTTTAGTTGTTCAGTCTGTGCTAAAGGATTTAGAGAGAGTAGAAATCTAAGCcagcacatgagaatccacacaggggaGAAACCATTTAGTTGTTCAGTCTGTGCTAAAGGATTTAGATATGCCAGTAATCTAAGGCAGCACGTGATAatccacacagaagagaagccctTTAGTTGTTCAGTCTGTGCTAGAGGATTTACACGTGGTGCTCATTTAGAGAAACACAAGTGTCTTAGTAACAGCAGTTCAGTTAAATTAAAGTGGCAATTTGAGAGGGCTGTATGA